The genomic region TTGCCAAGAAACACCAGGTAATTGTTGTACTCAAGGGGGCACATACCGCCATTGCGCTTCCCGACGGCAGTGTGCACTTCAATTCCACCGGCAATCCGGGCATGAGCACCGGCGGCTCGGGCGATGTGCTGACGGGAATTCTGACGGCGCTGCTCGCCCAGGGATACGACCCCGTGGAGGCCGCCGTACTGGGCGTCTACCAGCACGGAGCGGCGGGAGACCGGGCCGCCCAGCGGTTCGGACAAACCGCTATCACCGCCCAGGACATAGCCGAATCCCTCCGCTGGGAATAGTTTGATTATCAGACAGAACCCGGTCTTATAGGGTAAAAAAGCTGTAGAAATAAGCCCCGGCGCTGTGGAAAAAATTCTACAGTGCCGGGGCTTATTTCTTAGGAAAAATCCTTTCCCGCTTACCGTTTAAAAAGAAGTATAGATTACAAAAGCCTCATACATAATCCAGAAGCGGGAACGCCCGAAAAACGGAGAAAACGGCTGCGTGCTGGAACAGTTGTTGACATTACGAAAAAGGAATCAGCAAGGCTCCGCAAAACTGTGGTTATCTGACCACCTTCTTTGTTCCCAAGGGCTGCTCCGGGTACCGCTCAGCGACGATTTGTATCGTACAATCCCCTGAAATTCATAATACGTAAAAATACGCTGGTGCCATCTGGCTTTTGCACCGACCTTTGTAACCGTAATCTACACCAACAACCGAAACAATGAAAAACGCCGTTCAAAACAACTGGAGAGTATCGCGTTCGCACCGTCGCTTCCGTTTCGATCTGGATCAAATTTCCTTCATGGGCGTCCTGACCGCTCTGATTTTCATTTATATTCTTTTCCACTTCATCTACCCGATGATCTCCAAAGGGCTGCTGTGGTAAAGTAAGTAACCTTCCTCTTTTTTACTTCAACAGCTGGTAGACCAGAAAAGCGGACAGATAGGCCAGTGCCGACATGTAAACCAGTTGCACGGCCGGCCATTTCCAGCTTTTCGTTTCCCGGTAAACCGTCGCCAGGGTGCTCATGCACATCATGGCAAACACGTAGAAGATTAGCAGCGAAAAGGCCAGTGCCGGGGTGTACATAGCCCCGCCCGTGTCGGGGTTCTTTTCGTTGCGGAGTTTTTCCTTGATGGTGGCATTGTTTTCGTCGCCGTCGCCCCCCCCAATGCTGTAAATGGTCACAATCGTTCCGACGAATACTTCGCGGGCCGCAAACGAGGACAACAGCGCAATGCCAATTTTCCAATCATACCCCAAAGGCCGGATGGCTGGCTCGATCAGGTGTCCGAACCGGCCGGCGTACGAGGCTTCGAGCCGGGCAGCCGCTACCTGGTTATCAATGACCTCCGCCTGCTGGCCCGTCAGATTCTGACGCACCTCTTTTTCTGCCTGTTCCAGGCTGTCGCCGGGTCCGTAGGAAGCCAGTACCCAGAGGATGATCGATATGGCGACGATGATCCGCCCGGCTTCCCAGATGAATGACCGGACGCTTTCCCAGACCGTCAGGCCGACGTGGTTCCAGCGGGGCATCTTGTAGGTCGGCAGTTCCATGACAAACAGGCTCCGCTCCCGGGCTTTGATGATTTTCTTGAACACGTACGCCGCCACCAGGGCCGAACCCAGCCCCAGCAGATACAGGCCCATCAACACCAGTCCCTGCAGATTGAACAGGCCCAGAATCGTTTCTTCCGGCACCACCAGCGCCACCAGAATGGTGTAAATTGGCAGGCGGGCCGAGCAACTCATCAGAGGCGTCACCAGAATGGTAATCAGTCGTTCGCGCCAGGAACCGATGGCCCGGGTTGCCATAATGGCCGGAACGGCGCAGGCAACGCCCGAAATCAGCGGGACGACACTTCGCCCGTTCAGACCGAATTTGCGCATGATGCGGTCCATCAGCACCATCACCCTGGACATGTATCCGGATTCTTCCAGAATAGCCACCAGCAGAAACAGGAACGCGATCTGCGGGGCAAAGACCAGGACCCCGCCGATACCCGCCAGAATGCCGTCGGTCAGCAGGTCGGTCAGCGGGCCTGCCGGAAGGGTTTCGTGCAGCCATTCGTTCAGGGCGGCCATGCCCCCGTCGATGGCGTCCATCGGAATCGACGCCCAGGCGAAGACGGCCTGAAAGATGAGGAACATGATACTTCCAAAAAGCACATACCCCCAAATTGGATGCAGCAGAAAACGATCGAGCTTCTGGCTCCAGGTCGGCTGGTCCAGCGGACGGCGGTCAACGACCGCATCTTTCACTACGTGGCGAATGCGTTTGTAGCGTTCGATGGTTTCGTGGGCCTGAAAGGGCTGTTCGGCAAAGCTGTGCTTTTCGATCAGTTTGTCGAGTCCCTGCCGCTGCGGAACGTCAAGAAACGAAAATCCGTCGTGCTGGATGATGTACTGGAGCGCCAGGTAATTGTTGGCAAGTTTGTACTGGCTTTTAACGTCGGTCAGCAGGCCGTTGAGATCTTCGGCGGGGTCGTAAAAAAGAGCAGCGACCGGTTCGGGCTGAGCCAGTTGCTGCAAAACGGCATTTTTGAGCAGATCCAGCCCCTCGCCAACGCGGGCGTTGATTTTCACCACGGCAACCCCCAGCCGCATAGCCAGCGTCACGGCGTTGACTTCCTGGTGGTGCTGCCGGGCCACGTCGAGCATGTTCAGCGCCAGAATGACGGGAACACCCAGGTCGGCCACCTGCGTGAAAAGCAGTAAATTTCGGTGGAGGTTGGAAGCGTCGGCCACCACGACCGCCACGTCGGGATAATCCGGATGAGCGGGGTTGGCCAGAATGTCGGTTACGATCCGCTCGTCGGCCGATTTGGGGTAGATGCTGTAGACCCCCGGCAGGTCAACGACCGTCGCGGTGACGGCACCGCTGAGGGCTACCGTGCCCGATTTTTTATCGACGGTGACCCCCGGGAAGTTGCCCACTTTCTGCCGGAGGCCGGTCAGGTGGTTGAACAACGACGATTTCCCGGCGTTCGGGTTGCCGATAAGCGCTATGACAGGATTTGATTTCAATTCGATCGTCAGGAATGTCGGCTACCGTCAGGCAGGGTCAGAAGTCGTTACAAACTTTTCCTGACATACAGGGCCCTGCCCAACCACACTTACTCAACCAGAATCGTCGCAGCTTCCGATTTCCGCATCGAGAGGCAGTAGCCGGACACGTTCAGACAAATGGGGTCGCCAAGGGGAGCTTTGCAGTGCAGGCAAACTTCCGCACCGGGCAGACAGCCCATTTCCAGCAGTTTCAGCGACATCCACTGGTCACTAAACGCTTTAATGACTGCCTTTTCCCCAATTTTCAGGTCTGCTACGCTACGGTTGCTCATTGCGCGGTGCCGCTTATTTAGATTCAATAAAAATAACGCAAGTTTACGGACCGCAGTTCGCTTTTCCAATAAAAGCGGCGAAAAAAACAACCGGGCTGGACGGTCCGTTTGATAACGACAAAAGTAGTTTGGCATGCACAGAAGGCCAATAACCTTATTTAGACCAGCTAAATGATTTTTGTCACCAAAAAAGCCGGACCGCATCAACCGGAACTGGGGTTTGTGTCGTAATTTTGTGAAATAATTAAGATAACGCGGGCCGCAGCGGGCGTCAGTTCGTCCGGTTATGGCCAACGGCAGTGCAGCATGCTGAAACAGATTGGAGTTTTGATGGAGAAGGAGTTCCGGCTGGAGTGGCGGCAACGCTACGCCCTGAACGGGATTCTGCTGTACATTGTCAGTACGGTGTTTGTCTGCTACCTGTGTTTTAGTATGCGCCGCAACCAGCTCACGCCGATGGTCTGGAACGCGTTGTTTTGGATTATTCTGCTGTTTACGGCCATCAACGCCATTGCTAAAAGCTTTGTGCAGGAACGGGCCGGACGGTTGCTGTACTACTATACCCTGGCGAGTCCCCAGCAGATTATTGTCTCGAAAATCCTGTACAATACGGTGCTGATGCTCGGTCTGGCGGCGCTGGGTTTTATCGTGTACGCCTTTGTACTGGGCAATCCGGTGCAGGACCTGCTCCTGTTTGTGGCCAACCTGCTGCTCGGGGCGCTGGGCTTTGCCGCCACGCTGACCCTGATTGCCGGTATTGCCTCCAAAGCCGAAAACAGCGCGACGCTGATGGCCGTGCTGAGCTTTCCGGTGGTGCTTCCTCTGTTGCTTATGCTGATTCGGGTGTCAAAAAATGCACTTGACGGCCTTGACCGTAGCGTAAGTACCGACGAAATCCTGACCTTGCTGGCGATTGATGCCATCGTGCTGGCGGTTTCGTGGATGCTGTTTCCGTTTTTGTGGCGGAGCTAGGTGTACCAACGGCTTAAAACCCGTTAGGGAGTATCAATGGGCTTCAGCCCGTTGCCAGAAGAAATAAAACGGGCATCAGCCCGCGGATACAAAACAACGGGCTGAAGCCCGTCGATACATGAAAAAGAACTGGTGGAAATTACTGACCGTCGTCATTCTGACCTACGTCATTCTGGTGGGCCTGCTGGGCAATGTTCCCCGGCAACCGATTCTGAACGAAAGCATTCGCAACGTGTACTTCCACGTACCGCTCTGGTTCGGAATGATTATCCTGATGCTTACTTCGATGATTTACTCGGTGCGATACCTGCGGAACGGCCGGTTTGCCGATGATCTGGTGGCCGTTGAATTTGCCAATACGGCCATTGTGTTCGGTATTCTGGGCTGCGCCACGGGGTCGATCTGGGCCAATTACACCTGGGGCACTCCCTGGCCCAACGACCCCAAGACCAACGCCGTTGCGGTGGCTATGCTGATGTATTTCGCGTATCTGATCCTGCGCAACTCGTTTGACGACGAACAGCGGCGGGCCCGGATTTCGGCGATTTACAACATCTTCACGTTTGCGGTTTTCATTCCGCTCATTTTTGTGCTTCCGCGTCTGACCGATTCGCTGCACCCCGGCAACGGCGGTAACCCGGCCTTCGGTCAGTATGACATGGACAACCAGATGCGGCAGGTGTTCTACCCGGCCGTGATCGGCTGGACGCTGCTGGGCGTGTGGATCACCCAGTTGCGGGTCCGGGTGCGCCGGCTGGACGAAATGCTGGAAGACGTGCTGGACTCGCGGCAAAATGCCCGGACGACGGCGGAATGATTGTCCGCCCGCTTTTGTTATACTCTTAGTCGACCCATTCTTATGTTCCGTACACTTGTTGTCTTTTTTGCACTGCTGCTGTCGTCCCTGACGGTATTTGCCCAGGGTGCTTCTGCCGACGTCGAGATGGCCGACCGCCTGCGCGCCGACGGCAAAATATGGGTTGTGGTGGCCGTCATCGCCGCAACCTTCTTCGGCATCATCTTTTACCTCACCCGGCTGGACAGCAAAATCAGTAAACTGGAAAAGGAAATCAAAAATAAATAAGCCATACCGACCTCAGACGCAGGACAGGTGACCCAAACCCTGAGGTCGCGCGGCCGAAGTCTTTTGTCCCTTGTCTAAATTCCCTTTTGTCAAACCATGAAAAAGATACACATCATCGCCCTTCTGGTCATCGCTGCGGCCATTACGATCATCGTTTCGACGGCCGGCGACGCCAGCACGTACGTGAACTTTACCCAAGCCGAATCGCTGGCAAAAGATGGTGAATCGGATGCCGTGCACGTTGTCGGCAAACTGAAGAAAGACGCATCCGGACGGATTGAAGGCATGGAGTACCAGCCGGCTCTGGACCCCAACCATTTTGTCTTTACGCTGGTAGACAACGACAACCGGGTCAAACGGGTTATCTACAACGCCCCCAAACCGCAGGACTTCGACCGTTCGGAGCAGATTGTGGTTATCGGCTCGATGAAAGGCGACCATTTTCAGGCTGACAAAATTCTGCTGAAATGCCCGTCGAAGTACAATGACGGAAAGCTCGAAACTACGGAGCACGAAGCTAAAACTGCCCAACTGTAATCCATGATACATACCTTCGTCGGTAACCTCGGTCACTTTTTCGTTATTCTTTCCTTCGTCACGGCGCTCGTGGCGACGGTGGCATACCTGAACGTGTCCCTGGCCGCAACCGACCATCCCTCTCTTGATCAGGGCCCGCTGGCACAATGGCGTCGGCTGGCCCGTGGCTCGTTTTACCTGCATGCCGTCGCCGTGACGGGTGTGGTGGCCAGCCTGTTCTACATCGTTTACAACCATTATTTCGAATACCATTACGCCTGGAGCCACTCTTCGCGGGCGCTGCCGACGCACTTCATGATTTCCAGCTTCTGGGAAGGCCAGGAGGGCAGTTTTCTGCTGTGGCTTTTCTGGGACGCCCTGCTGGCGATTGTGTTGATCAATACCAACCGCAAATGGGAAGCCCCCGTCATGACGGTCTTTGGCCTCGTGCAGGCTTTTCTGGCGTCCATGATTCTGGGCGTGGTGTTCTTCGAGAAATACAAGCTCGGCAGTTCGCCGTTCCTGCTGCTGCGGGAAGCTCTGCCGGACACGCCGATTTTTGCGACCGACCCAAATTTTATTCCGAAAGACGGCAACGGCCTCAATCCTCTGCTCCAGAACTACTGGATGGTGATTCACCCGCCGACGCTGTTTCTAGGCTACGCCACGACGCTCGTGCCGTTTGCCTACGCTATGGCGGGCCTGTGGCGGAAAGACCCGATCGACTGGATGCGGCCTGCCCTGCCGTGGGCGCTGTTCTCGGCGGTCGTGCTGGGCGTCGGTATTCTGATGGGCGGCTACTGGGCGTACGAAACCCTCAACTTCGGCGGCTACTGGAACTGGGACCCCGTCGAAAACTCGGTCTTTGTGCCCTGGCTGACGCTGGTGGCGGCGATTCACATGATGCTGATCGGACGGAAGAATTCGACCGGCCTCAAAGCCGCGCTGATTCTGAACATCACGACGTTCCTGCTGATTCTGTATTCGACCTTCGTCACCCGGAGTGGTATTCTGGGCAACGCTTCGGTCCACTCCTTTACGGATCTGGGCCTTTCGGGGCAGTTGCTGCTGTATCTGCTGGCGTTCCTGTTCATGTCAGTGGGCCTGCTGGTTGTGCGCTGGAAAACGCTGCCGAAAGATGAGCAGGAAGCATCGACCTACTCGCGGGAGTTCTGGATGTTCCTCGGTGCCGTTGTGCTGACGCTGGCGGGTTTTCAGGTCATTGCCACGACGTCCATTCCGGTTTACAACGCGGTGCTGGAGCAGTTCGGCATTGTATCCAACCTGGCGCTGCCCGCCGATCAGGTAGGGCACTACAACAAATTCCAGATCTGGTTTTTTGCGGCGGTAGCGGTATTGACCGGCATCGGACAGTACGTCTGGTGGCGCAAAATCAAAGACCAGGCAACGTTCAGCAGCCTGATGACGCCGCTGCTGATTACCCTCGGTTTCAGTGCGGCCCTGATTATTTCCGGCAAACTGACCAATCCGTCGTACATGGTCCTGCTGACGGCGGCGGTGTTTGCCATCGTTGCCAACGGCAGCATTCTCTGGGGCGTGGTTAGGGGCAATTACAAGCTGTCGGGCGGGGCCGTCTCGCATATCGGCGTGGCGATGATGCTCATCGGCGTGCTGTTTTCGTCCGGTTTCTCCCGGGTGGTGTCCATCAACGGCACCGGGCTGCTGATTTCGCGGTCGGAAGATTTCACGAAAAACGATAACAAGGAAAACAAGGAAAACGTCATCCTGTGGTACAACCAGCCGCAGCAGATGAGCGGATACCTGCTGACCTACAAAGGCCAGCGCATCGAAGCGCGCGAAGTGCCGGGTTACCTGCCCAAAGACTGGGTGGAAGTCATCGAAGGCGATTTTCACGGCGTAGCCCTGCGCGACATCGAAAAGGACGGCAAGGTCTATTACAAAAAAGGCGATACGCTGGCGTTGTATCCCGAGAACACCTACTTCGAAGTGGAATACCGGCAGCCGGACGGCAAAATCTTCACGCTGTATCCGCGTTCGCAGGTTAACCAGAAGATGGGGCTGCTCTCGTCGCCGGACATCAAGCGCGACGTGAACCGCGACCTGTACACCTACGTCTCCTCCATCCCGGACCCGGAAAGCGAAGGGTCCTGGAGCCAGCCGGAAACGCATTCGGTGATGATGAAGGATACCTTCTTTGTCAACGACTACGTCGCCATTCTGGACAACGTGGTCCGGACGACGCAGGTTGACGGCACGGACCTGGGCCCTACCGATGCGGCCATTAAGGCAAACATCCGGGTGCTGGACAAGGACCGGGAGTACACGCTGTCCCCCGCCTTTGTCATCAAAGACCGGATGGTGGGTCGGATTCCCGAAACCAGTCAGGAACTCGGGCTGCGCATTCAGCTGAACGAAATCGACCCGCGTACGGGACAATTCACCTTTCAGACCAACACCACGCAGCGGGATTACATCGTCATGAAGGCGATGGAAAAGCCGCTCATCAACCTGCTCTGGCTCGGAACGCTGGTGCTGGTGGTCGGCTTCTCCATGTCGACCGTCCGCCGCTACCGGGAATTTACGCAGCTGCGAAATCAGGGAAAAGCTTAAAAAAAGTCAGTAAGTCGTAAGTCTCAAAGTCGTAAGGGACCCCACCGGATTGAGAAACGGCGGAGCCACTTGCGACTTTGAGACTTACAACTTACCGACCAACTTCCAATCGATGACAAGACTGAAAGAAACCATCCTTGTTTCCATGTCCATTGGCTGTTTCATCCTGTGGATCATGGAGTTTCGCCGGACCGGAAACTTTGGCGACCATTATTGGTTAATCATGCTGTGTCTGGCATTTCTGCTGGGCTTTCAGTATGTTCGTTACCAGCGGAAACAAAAAGCCGGCGATCAACCCGCCGTTCCGCTGCGCGACAAGCCGTCGACCGCCCCCAAACCGGGTAAGAAGCGGAAGCGGTAACCTGGCCTATGGAATCATTTAGTATACTGATCGGCGCACTGCTGGCTCTGGTGCTTGCCGGTTTTTTTTCCGCCGTCGAAACGGCTTATCTGTCCGTTAACCGGCTTTATTTCGAGCTGCACAGCAAACAGGGTCCGCTGGGCGAGAAACTGGTTTCCCGCTTCCTGAAACAGCCGATTCTGTTTGTCGGAACGACCCTCACGGGCAATACGCTTTTTCTGGTGCTTTACGGGGTTCTTGGCTTTACGGCGCTGAATCCGCTCCTGGCCGACTACCTGCCCCCCACCTTCACGGACCCGCTCGTCCTGATTGCGATTGAAACACTGATCCTGACGATTCTTTTTCTCCCGATAGCCGATTACCTGCCCAAAAGTCTGGCGCTGATTCATCCGGATGCCTTTCTGGAATGGCTGGCAATTCCGATCTGGATCATTTATCAGGTCATTGCGCCCGTCGTGCGGCTGATGGTGGGCCTGACCAAGGCGTTTAACCGGGTCGTCCTGCGAAGTAATTATTCCGAAATCCGGCCCGTCTTCGGCCTTACCGACCTGAACCATTATCTGGAGGAAATCAACCAGAAAGCGGTGGAGAACAACGAAGACGAAATCGACATCGACACCGAAATCCTGAACAACGCCATTGAATTCAGCTCGGCCACCGTGCGCGACTGCATGATTCCGCGTACCGAGATTACGGCTGTCTGCGTCGATGACACGATGGCGGAACTCGAAAAGGCGTTTCAGGAAAGCGGACACTCGAAGATTCTCGTCTACCGGGACAACATCGATGACGTAATCGGCTATTGCCACGCCCTGTCGCTGTTCAAAAAACCGGACTCCATCGAGGCGATTCTGATGCCCATCCGGGTCGTGCCCGAAAGCATGCCCGCCAGCGACCTGCTCGAAAAATTCCAGCGCGAACGGCGAAACATCGCCCTCGTGGTCGATGAATTCGGCGGAACCTCGGGCCTGGTAACGGTGGAGGATCTGGTCGAGCAGATCTTCGGGGAAATTCAGGATGAATACGACACGAACGAAGACTGGGCCGAGCGGCAGCTGGACGAGAACACCTGGCTGCTAAGCGCCCGGCACGAGATCGAATACCTGAACGAAACGTACGGCTGGGAAATCCCGGAGGGCGATTACGATACCCTCGGCGGCCTTTTGATCTCCCTGCACGAAGAACTTCCCGACGTGGGCGAAGTCATCGAACTCCATCCCTTCGTCTTCACCATCGAATCCATGAACGAAACCCGAATCGACATGGTGAAGGTTACGGTGATAAAGAGCAACGAATGAATAATGAACCGCGGCGGTTCATTATTCAAAAGCTTCCTCCCTCAAACCACTCCCGAAACTGGGCGGCTTTTTCCTTGCTGACGGTCACGTCGAGGCTGACGGGCTTCTTGAGCGAAAGAATCAGCTTTCCGGTATGGTGCGACTGGTAGCCGGCGATGGCTTCTACGTTGACCAGATTCTGCCGGTTGGCCCGGAAAAAATGCGTCGGGTCGGCCAGGTCTTCCAGTTCGTCGAGGGAGTGGTAATCGGTGACCAGTTTGCGGCCGTCGCTGGTGTGCAGGTAAATAAGTTCGTCGCGGCAGAAACAGGCGACATGCTCCTCCGCAACCGGAACAATCTGCCTCAGGTAATGCGCCGTAAACCGCCGTTTGTAGGCGCGCTGCTGGCCCCGGGCCGGTTGCAGATCGGCCAGCAGGTGGCTCAGCTGGTTTCGGAAATCGACGGATAACCCGCCCTGCCGCCATTGGTGAAATTTTGCAAAAGCCGCTTCCAGTTCCTCCTGATCGATGGGTTTGAGCAGGTAGTCGATGCTGTTGAGCTTGAAAGCCCGGATAGCGTACTCGTCGTAGGCCGTCGTGAAGATGATGGGGCACTGCGGGTTCACTTCGCGGTAAATGTCAAAACTCACGCCGTCGGACAGCTGAATGTCGGAGAGAATCAGATCCGGCTCGGGGGTCCCGCTTTCCCGAAGCTGGCGAAACCAGGTCAGGGCCGCCTGCACGCTTTCGAGCGGCCCCTGCAGTTGGGCGGTCGGTTCCAGGCTCCGCACCTGCCGCTCCAGAATCCGGGCCACCAGCGGTTCATCTTCTATTAGCAGAATGGTCATAATCCGTGCACTTACTCAGAAAAATAAAAAGCAAAAACAATCCCCGCCCACACCAGTTTTTTATTTGTTAACCCAATCAACTCAACACTATGGATAACGAAGAACTCGTTGAGACCCTCAACGACCTGGTCCGCATCAACAACGACCGCATTCAGGGCTTTAAAAAGTCCATTGAAGACAACGAAGACGCCCAGCTCAACGACCTGTTCCGTCACATGATGGTGCAGAGCCAGCAGTTTCGGAGCGAACTCGCTGACCATATTGTCCGCCTCGACGG from Tellurirhabdus rosea harbors:
- the feoB gene encoding ferrous iron transport protein B, which produces MKSNPVIALIGNPNAGKSSLFNHLTGLRQKVGNFPGVTVDKKSGTVALSGAVTATVVDLPGVYSIYPKSADERIVTDILANPAHPDYPDVAVVVADASNLHRNLLLFTQVADLGVPVILALNMLDVARQHHQEVNAVTLAMRLGVAVVKINARVGEGLDLLKNAVLQQLAQPEPVAALFYDPAEDLNGLLTDVKSQYKLANNYLALQYIIQHDGFSFLDVPQRQGLDKLIEKHSFAEQPFQAHETIERYKRIRHVVKDAVVDRRPLDQPTWSQKLDRFLLHPIWGYVLFGSIMFLIFQAVFAWASIPMDAIDGGMAALNEWLHETLPAGPLTDLLTDGILAGIGGVLVFAPQIAFLFLLVAILEESGYMSRVMVLMDRIMRKFGLNGRSVVPLISGVACAVPAIMATRAIGSWRERLITILVTPLMSCSARLPIYTILVALVVPEETILGLFNLQGLVLMGLYLLGLGSALVAAYVFKKIIKARERSLFVMELPTYKMPRWNHVGLTVWESVRSFIWEAGRIIVAISIILWVLASYGPGDSLEQAEKEVRQNLTGQQAEVIDNQVAAARLEASYAGRFGHLIEPAIRPLGYDWKIGIALLSSFAAREVFVGTIVTIYSIGGGDGDENNATIKEKLRNEKNPDTGGAMYTPALAFSLLIFYVFAMMCMSTLATVYRETKSWKWPAVQLVYMSALAYLSAFLVYQLLK
- a CDS encoding FeoA family protein; this translates as MSNRSVADLKIGEKAVIKAFSDQWMSLKLLEMGCLPGAEVCLHCKAPLGDPICLNVSGYCLSMRKSEAATILVE
- a CDS encoding heme exporter protein CcmB, which produces MLKQIGVLMEKEFRLEWRQRYALNGILLYIVSTVFVCYLCFSMRRNQLTPMVWNALFWIILLFTAINAIAKSFVQERAGRLLYYYTLASPQQIIVSKILYNTVLMLGLAALGFIVYAFVLGNPVQDLLLFVANLLLGALGFAATLTLIAGIASKAENSATLMAVLSFPVVLPLLLMLIRVSKNALDGLDRSVSTDEILTLLAIDAIVLAVSWMLFPFLWRS
- the ccsA gene encoding cytochrome c biogenesis protein CcsA gives rise to the protein MKKNWWKLLTVVILTYVILVGLLGNVPRQPILNESIRNVYFHVPLWFGMIILMLTSMIYSVRYLRNGRFADDLVAVEFANTAIVFGILGCATGSIWANYTWGTPWPNDPKTNAVAVAMLMYFAYLILRNSFDDEQRRARISAIYNIFTFAVFIPLIFVLPRLTDSLHPGNGGNPAFGQYDMDNQMRQVFYPAVIGWTLLGVWITQLRVRVRRLDEMLEDVLDSRQNARTTAE
- a CDS encoding CcmD family protein codes for the protein MFRTLVVFFALLLSSLTVFAQGASADVEMADRLRADGKIWVVVAVIAATFFGIIFYLTRLDSKISKLEKEIKNK
- a CDS encoding cytochrome c maturation protein CcmE domain-containing protein, yielding MKKIHIIALLVIAAAITIIVSTAGDASTYVNFTQAESLAKDGESDAVHVVGKLKKDASGRIEGMEYQPALDPNHFVFTLVDNDNRVKRVIYNAPKPQDFDRSEQIVVIGSMKGDHFQADKILLKCPSKYNDGKLETTEHEAKTAQL
- the ccsA gene encoding cytochrome c biogenesis protein CcsA, with amino-acid sequence MIHTFVGNLGHFFVILSFVTALVATVAYLNVSLAATDHPSLDQGPLAQWRRLARGSFYLHAVAVTGVVASLFYIVYNHYFEYHYAWSHSSRALPTHFMISSFWEGQEGSFLLWLFWDALLAIVLINTNRKWEAPVMTVFGLVQAFLASMILGVVFFEKYKLGSSPFLLLREALPDTPIFATDPNFIPKDGNGLNPLLQNYWMVIHPPTLFLGYATTLVPFAYAMAGLWRKDPIDWMRPALPWALFSAVVLGVGILMGGYWAYETLNFGGYWNWDPVENSVFVPWLTLVAAIHMMLIGRKNSTGLKAALILNITTFLLILYSTFVTRSGILGNASVHSFTDLGLSGQLLLYLLAFLFMSVGLLVVRWKTLPKDEQEASTYSREFWMFLGAVVLTLAGFQVIATTSIPVYNAVLEQFGIVSNLALPADQVGHYNKFQIWFFAAVAVLTGIGQYVWWRKIKDQATFSSLMTPLLITLGFSAALIISGKLTNPSYMVLLTAAVFAIVANGSILWGVVRGNYKLSGGAVSHIGVAMMLIGVLFSSGFSRVVSINGTGLLISRSEDFTKNDNKENKENVILWYNQPQQMSGYLLTYKGQRIEAREVPGYLPKDWVEVIEGDFHGVALRDIEKDGKVYYKKGDTLALYPENTYFEVEYRQPDGKIFTLYPRSQVNQKMGLLSSPDIKRDVNRDLYTYVSSIPDPESEGSWSQPETHSVMMKDTFFVNDYVAILDNVVRTTQVDGTDLGPTDAAIKANIRVLDKDREYTLSPAFVIKDRMVGRIPETSQELGLRIQLNEIDPRTGQFTFQTNTTQRDYIVMKAMEKPLINLLWLGTLVLVVGFSMSTVRRYREFTQLRNQGKA
- a CDS encoding hemolysin family protein; the encoded protein is MESFSILIGALLALVLAGFFSAVETAYLSVNRLYFELHSKQGPLGEKLVSRFLKQPILFVGTTLTGNTLFLVLYGVLGFTALNPLLADYLPPTFTDPLVLIAIETLILTILFLPIADYLPKSLALIHPDAFLEWLAIPIWIIYQVIAPVVRLMVGLTKAFNRVVLRSNYSEIRPVFGLTDLNHYLEEINQKAVENNEDEIDIDTEILNNAIEFSSATVRDCMIPRTEITAVCVDDTMAELEKAFQESGHSKILVYRDNIDDVIGYCHALSLFKKPDSIEAILMPIRVVPESMPASDLLEKFQRERRNIALVVDEFGGTSGLVTVEDLVEQIFGEIQDEYDTNEDWAERQLDENTWLLSARHEIEYLNETYGWEIPEGDYDTLGGLLISLHEELPDVGEVIELHPFVFTIESMNETRIDMVKVTVIKSNE
- a CDS encoding LytR/AlgR family response regulator transcription factor, which translates into the protein MTILLIEDEPLVARILERQVRSLEPTAQLQGPLESVQAALTWFRQLRESGTPEPDLILSDIQLSDGVSFDIYREVNPQCPIIFTTAYDEYAIRAFKLNSIDYLLKPIDQEELEAAFAKFHQWRQGGLSVDFRNQLSHLLADLQPARGQQRAYKRRFTAHYLRQIVPVAEEHVACFCRDELIYLHTSDGRKLVTDYHSLDELEDLADPTHFFRANRQNLVNVEAIAGYQSHHTGKLILSLKKPVSLDVTVSKEKAAQFREWFEGGSF